A region of Diospyros lotus cultivar Yz01 chromosome 3, ASM1463336v1, whole genome shotgun sequence DNA encodes the following proteins:
- the LOC127798049 gene encoding uncharacterized protein LOC127798049: protein MKDLSFFLLKNCVAAKMRKGYRGFCNDDGSTSILNQRKAAGSDSSRVAQYDLNRSSYLDNATSAQAPPTLQEMILQLEFEERIARRAKLDDQYGAAPRRMSCVNNSDILRSARNALNQYPRFSLDGKDAMYQSSFRNMPPVSGRRSICCNHGFGCRKSGCNSELEKSACLPPILAGESVVWCKPGVVAKLMGLEAMPVPVHGNRRTEKLSSANIVRRQNLRKRAEKHETERRKAAAMDINGRGRVKGSACSATKYCTMKPTTVEPARNDGTGWPVRRFL from the coding sequence ATGAAGGACTTGTCCTTCTTTCTTCTAAAAAACTGTGTGGCAGCCAAGATGAGGAAAGGGTATAGAGGCTTTTGTAATGATGATGGCTCCACCTCCATTCTCAACCAGCGCAAAGCCGCGGGCAGTGACTCTTCCAGGGTGGCCCAGTATGATCTTAACCGTTCCTCCTACCTGGATAATGCGACTTCGGCGCAAGCCCCACCAACCCTGCAGGAGATGATATTGCAGCTAGAGTTTGAAGAGAGGATAGCCAGAAGAGCCAAGCTAGATGATCAGTATGGTGCAGCGCCTCGTCGAATGTCCTGTGTCAACAACTCAGACATTCTACGATCAGCAAGAAATGCCTTGAACCAGTACCCTAGGTTCTCCCTTGACGGAAAGGACGCCATGTATCAATCCTCATTCCGAAACATGCCCCCTGTTAGTGGGAGGAGGTCCATTTGCTGCAACCATGGTTTCGGTTGCAGAAAGAGTGGGTGTAATTCAGAATTGGAGAAAAGCGCGTGTTTGCCGCCGATACTAGCTGGGGAGAGCGTAGTGTGGTGCAAACCGGGAGTGGTTGCTAAGTTGATGGGGCTCGAGGCCATGCCCGTTCCAGTGCATGGCAACCGGAGGACAGAGAAGTTGAGCTCCGCCAATATTGTTAGAAGGCAAAACCTGAGGAAGAGAGCTGAAAAGCATGAAACGGAGAGAAGAAAAGCAGCAGCCATGGATATAAACGGTCGCGGCCGCGTGAAGGGTTCGGCTTGTTCTGCAACAAAATACTGTACGATGAAGCCAACTACAGTGGAGCCTGCGAGAAACGATGGAACAGGTTGGCCAGTTCGACGTTTTCTGTAG